The Dehalococcoidia bacterium genome includes a region encoding these proteins:
- a CDS encoding GxxExxY protein: protein MLKDEVYAVVGAAIEVHRELGPGFLEAVYQEAMEAELHHRQIPFESQKPVTIRYKDRVLDKNYFADLVCFNQVLIEIKAIDRLSGKEHAQILNYLKATGFKVGILINFGSHGKLEWKRFIN from the coding sequence CTGCTAAAGGACGAAGTATATGCGGTCGTGGGCGCCGCTATCGAAGTGCATCGGGAACTGGGGCCAGGATTTCTCGAAGCCGTCTATCAGGAAGCGATGGAGGCAGAACTGCACCATCGACAGATTCCATTCGAATCCCAGAAGCCGGTGACGATACGCTACAAAGACCGTGTTCTGGACAAGAATTACTTTGCCGATTTAGTCTGCTTCAATCAGGTCCTCATAGAAATCAAGGCGATTGACCGCCTCTCAGGCAAAGAGCACGCCCAGATACTCAACTATCTGAAAGCAACAGGCTTCAAAGTAGGCATCCTGATAAACTTCGGCAGCCACGGCAAACTAGAGTGGAAAAGATTCATCAACTGA